The following proteins are encoded in a genomic region of bacterium 336/3:
- a CDS encoding general stress protein CsbD produces MSFIDEKSTWNKLKGKLKQQYAILTDDDLLFEEGKQDELVGRLQTKLGKTKEEILKLISGV; encoded by the coding sequence ATGAGCTTCATAGATGAAAAAAGTACTTGGAATAAATTGAAAGGTAAATTGAAACAACAATATGCCATCCTTACTGATGATGATTTACTTTTTGAAGAAGGTAAACAAGATGAGTTGGTGGGAAGACTACAAACCAAACTTGGAAAAACAAAAGAAGAAATTCTTAAACTAATTAGTGGAGTGTAA